The Nitriliruptor alkaliphilus DSM 45188 genome includes a region encoding these proteins:
- a CDS encoding uroporphyrinogen-III synthase encodes MALEGLRVGVTSHRKGSELEAALERRGAQVLLGPTVGGDVPVPVSRILADTDTIVDARPSWLVASTGVGMRLWAAAATEHGRIDALREVAAAARCVTRGAKATGGLQELHARPVWSSERQTDADVVGWLAGHVLPGDVVAVQLHGSALDATWQPLRDRGADVLSVATYRHALPEDVAPAEALVAAVLAGDLDVVTFTSPGAARNLIAIAEAGGAARREALVDAFRERVAAAVIGPVTASAVEALGMPVWVAPRRWRTGDLLRSLETWAATRATLPEARPQLQLSPETYAVSVPGGAHVPLGERGFAVLAALARRPGVVCPLDQLLSEAWGHAAPDDPSAIKHQVARLRRKLTGTGVTIVTVRGVGYRLDRVGSEVGGHR; translated from the coding sequence GTGGCGCTCGAAGGACTGCGTGTCGGTGTCACCTCGCACCGCAAGGGCAGCGAGCTGGAGGCGGCGCTCGAGCGGCGAGGCGCGCAGGTCCTGCTCGGGCCGACCGTCGGGGGTGACGTCCCCGTGCCGGTGTCACGGATCCTGGCGGACACCGACACGATCGTCGACGCGCGGCCGTCCTGGCTCGTCGCGTCGACCGGTGTCGGGATGCGGCTGTGGGCCGCCGCCGCCACGGAGCACGGACGCATCGACGCGTTGCGCGAGGTGGCCGCCGCCGCCAGGTGCGTGACGCGTGGCGCCAAGGCGACCGGTGGGCTGCAGGAGCTGCACGCTCGTCCGGTCTGGTCCTCGGAGCGGCAGACCGACGCGGACGTCGTCGGCTGGCTCGCTGGGCACGTGCTGCCCGGCGACGTGGTCGCCGTCCAGCTGCACGGCAGCGCGCTCGATGCGACCTGGCAGCCGTTGCGCGACCGCGGCGCCGACGTGCTGTCGGTGGCCACCTACCGCCACGCCCTGCCCGAGGACGTCGCGCCGGCCGAGGCGCTGGTCGCGGCCGTCCTGGCCGGTGACCTCGACGTGGTCACCTTCACCTCGCCGGGGGCGGCCCGCAACCTGATCGCGATCGCGGAAGCGGGGGGTGCGGCGCGCCGGGAGGCGCTCGTCGACGCGTTCCGGGAGCGGGTCGCTGCCGCGGTGATCGGCCCGGTCACCGCCTCCGCCGTCGAGGCCCTCGGCATGCCCGTGTGGGTGGCGCCTCGACGTTGGCGGACCGGCGACCTGCTGCGGAGCCTGGAGACCTGGGCCGCGACCCGGGCCACCCTCCCCGAGGCCCGCCCCCAGCTGCAGCTGTCCCCCGAGACGTACGCGGTCTCGGTCCCGGGCGGTGCCCACGTGCCCCTCGGGGAACGTGGCTTCGCCGTGCTGGCGGCGCTGGCGCGGCGACCGGGAGTGGTCTGTCCCCTCGACCAGCTGCTGTCCGAGGCGTGGGGCCACGCGGCGCCCGACGACCCGTCCGCCATCAAGCACCAGGTCGCCCGGCTGCGGCGCAAGCTCACGGGCACCGGGGTGACAATCGTGACCGTCCGGGGGGTCGGCTACCGGTTGGACCGGGTCGGCTCCGAGGTGGGCGGGCACCGGTGA
- a CDS encoding DnaJ domain-containing protein, with the protein MRQRHEALRLLGLQEPVEDSEVVSAYRRLARQHHPDLGGDAEIFRTLTVARDLLLAPNGDAGGAARSPAGRSVTVRQRPSRRLMRRLRRRLGRDGGQRRDLD; encoded by the coding sequence ATGCGCCAACGACATGAGGCTCTGCGTCTGCTCGGCCTGCAGGAGCCTGTCGAGGACTCCGAGGTCGTCAGCGCCTATCGACGCCTGGCGCGGCAGCACCATCCCGACCTCGGGGGAGATGCAGAGATCTTCCGGACCCTGACCGTGGCCCGAGATCTGCTCCTGGCGCCTAACGGCGACGCAGGGGGGGCTGCCAGGTCGCCGGCCGGTCGAAGCGTGACGGTGCGGCAGCGACCGAGCCGACGGTTGATGCGCCGGCTCCGTCGGCGCCTGGGCCGGGATGGAGGCCAGCGCCGCGATCTGGACTAG
- a CDS encoding NarK family nitrate/nitrite MFS transporter encodes MADRSRTAGASVTNLLRFTGRHRVLHLTWFAFFLTFVVWFAFAPLAGTIGAELGLSPQQLTVVALCNVALTVPARILVGMALDRWGPRRVYSAILIYAAIPSVMTAMATSFAMLVTARLAASIVGAGFVVGIRMVSEWFPPREVGLAEGVYGGWGNFGSAAAAFTLPTLAGLIGGWRLAIGTVAIVAVAYGLLYLRSVADTPEGRTFARPPRQGALEVTSRPAVFGLIALNVPLIAILGLVAWRVEMVGVIGREVLWSIVAVLVVLSLFQARAAVRVNRDALADRYPSDDRYPFRSVAVLCLAYAVTFGSELAVVSMLPLFFADTFGLSPTMAGATAAGFAFMNLAARPAGGLLSDRLGSRRRTLLFLLAGLGGGYVLLANVNSSWPLVAAVLATMVCSFFVQAGEGATYAIVPLVKRRVTGQISGMVGAYGNVGALLFLTLLLVAGPTAFFLTIGASSVVAAVACRWLVEPEDSFAEHLTDDEPAEVLLELTEGAVA; translated from the coding sequence GTGGCCGACCGCTCCCGCACCGCCGGTGCCAGCGTGACCAACCTACTGCGTTTCACCGGCCGTCACCGTGTGCTGCATCTGACCTGGTTCGCGTTCTTCCTCACCTTCGTGGTGTGGTTCGCGTTCGCACCGCTCGCCGGAACCATCGGCGCCGAGCTCGGCCTGTCCCCCCAGCAACTGACGGTGGTCGCCCTCTGCAACGTGGCGCTCACCGTGCCGGCCCGCATCCTGGTCGGCATGGCCCTCGACCGCTGGGGCCCCCGCCGGGTCTACAGCGCCATCCTGATCTACGCGGCCATCCCGTCGGTCATGACGGCGATGGCGACCAGCTTCGCCATGCTCGTCACCGCACGTCTCGCCGCCAGCATCGTCGGCGCCGGGTTCGTCGTCGGGATCCGCATGGTCAGCGAGTGGTTCCCGCCACGGGAGGTCGGCCTCGCCGAGGGTGTGTACGGGGGTTGGGGCAACTTCGGTTCGGCGGCAGCGGCCTTCACGCTCCCGACCCTGGCCGGGCTCATCGGTGGGTGGCGCCTCGCCATCGGCACCGTGGCCATCGTCGCGGTCGCCTACGGGCTGCTCTACCTGCGGTCGGTGGCCGACACCCCCGAGGGTCGCACGTTCGCACGACCGCCGCGGCAGGGTGCCCTCGAGGTCACCAGCCGTCCCGCGGTCTTCGGCCTCATCGCGCTGAACGTCCCGTTGATCGCGATCCTCGGCCTCGTCGCCTGGCGGGTCGAGATGGTCGGCGTCATCGGTCGCGAGGTCCTGTGGAGCATCGTCGCGGTGCTCGTGGTCCTCAGCCTGTTCCAGGCCCGTGCCGCCGTGCGCGTCAACCGCGACGCGCTCGCCGACCGCTACCCGAGCGACGACCGCTACCCCTTCCGGTCCGTCGCCGTGCTCTGCCTCGCCTACGCGGTCACGTTCGGCTCGGAGCTGGCCGTCGTCTCGATGCTGCCGCTGTTCTTCGCCGACACCTTCGGCCTGTCGCCCACCATGGCCGGGGCGACCGCGGCTGGGTTCGCCTTCATGAACCTCGCCGCCCGTCCCGCCGGCGGCCTGCTGTCCGACCGGCTCGGCAGCCGCCGACGCACCCTGCTGTTCCTGCTCGCGGGCCTCGGCGGCGGGTACGTCCTGCTCGCCAACGTGAACAGCTCGTGGCCGCTGGTGGCTGCGGTGCTCGCGACGATGGTCTGCTCGTTCTTCGTCCAGGCGGGTGAGGGTGCGACCTACGCGATCGTCCCGCTCGTCAAGCGACGCGTGACCGGCCAGATCTCCGGGATGGTCGGGGCCTACGGCAACGTCGGCGCGCTGCTGTTCCTGACCCTGCTGCTGGTCGCCGGTCCGACCGCGTTCTTCCTGACGATCGGCGCGTCGTCGGTCGTGGCCGCCGTCGCCTGCCGCTGGCTGGTCGAGCCCGAGGACTCGTTCGCCGAGCACCTGACCGACGATGAGCCCGCCGAGGTGCTGCTCGAGCTCACCGAGGGGGCGGTCGCCTGA
- the cobA gene encoding uroporphyrinogen-III C-methyltransferase — protein MSVVVHLVGAGPGDPDLLTVRAARLLADADLVLHDQLVPDEILALVSPAAEVVPVGRRCGSVVVGHPSVVARMAHAAHRGLRVVRLKGGDPVVFGRGGEEVLDLAARGVATELVPGISSAIAAPELAGIPLTHRGLAAGFLVLTGQRRAGDDELGGDWDLAARFSGTVVVLMGAGRCAQLCAALVDRGRAGSTPAAMIAAAGRPEQRTVTGCLADLADRVADADLPTPAVLVVGDVVEVLAAQRTAEAGRTSTAACL, from the coding sequence GTGAGCGTGGTCGTCCACCTCGTCGGTGCCGGTCCGGGCGACCCTGACCTGCTCACCGTGCGCGCCGCCCGCTTGCTCGCGGACGCCGATCTGGTCCTGCACGACCAGCTCGTGCCCGACGAGATCCTCGCGCTGGTCTCGCCTGCGGCCGAGGTGGTGCCGGTCGGTCGGCGCTGCGGATCGGTGGTGGTCGGCCACCCGTCCGTGGTGGCGCGCATGGCCCACGCGGCGCACCGGGGGCTGCGGGTCGTCCGGCTGAAGGGCGGCGACCCGGTGGTGTTCGGTCGTGGTGGCGAGGAAGTGCTCGACCTGGCTGCCCGCGGTGTCGCGACTGAGCTGGTCCCCGGGATCAGCTCGGCCATCGCCGCTCCTGAGCTGGCGGGGATCCCGCTGACCCACCGGGGCCTGGCGGCCGGGTTCCTCGTCCTCACGGGGCAACGTCGCGCCGGGGACGACGAGCTCGGCGGGGACTGGGATCTCGCCGCACGCTTCTCGGGGACGGTCGTGGTGCTGATGGGCGCGGGTCGGTGTGCGCAGCTGTGCGCTGCCCTCGTGGACCGTGGGCGTGCCGGCTCGACGCCCGCGGCGATGATCGCGGCCGCGGGGCGTCCCGAGCAGCGGACCGTCACCGGCTGCCTCGCCGACCTGGCGGACCGGGTGGCCGACGCCGACCTGCCGACTCCCGCGGTGCTGGTGGTCGGGGACGTGGTCGAGGTCCTGGCCGCTCAGCGGACCGCGGAGGCCGGGCGGACCTCGACGGCGGCGTGCTTGTAG
- a CDS encoding IS110 family transposase, which translates to MDVIIGIDPHKSSHTAVALDAAGEVLAELRVTAGKHQIHQLQTFAAAWPDRRWAVEGANGLGRLLAQQLIAAGEPVTDVPATLSARVRLLSGGSARKSDSHDARSTAIAALHGRQLRQVGPEDVTVVLRMLSDRRDQLSASRNRIVCRLHNHLRHLRPGGAPLHLTAERASRLLQGIRPEGVVAVQRKQLARELVADLRKIDRQLVDIDGRIVEAVTASKTTLTDIVGIGPILAATIIGHAGDIDRFPSRAHFASYAGTAPIEASSGDVSRHRLSRRGNRRLNAAIHMVVLSQLSHTSPGRAYVDRRLAEGKSRREAMRALKRQLCNVIYRQLLADSATTEEIAAA; encoded by the coding sequence ATGGACGTCATCATCGGGATCGATCCCCACAAGAGCTCGCACACCGCCGTCGCGCTCGACGCGGCCGGAGAGGTCCTAGCGGAGCTACGCGTCACGGCCGGCAAGCACCAGATCCATCAGCTGCAAACCTTCGCCGCGGCGTGGCCGGACCGTCGGTGGGCGGTCGAGGGCGCCAACGGACTCGGACGGCTGCTGGCCCAACAGCTGATCGCCGCTGGTGAGCCGGTCACCGACGTGCCCGCCACCCTCTCGGCTCGGGTGCGTCTGCTCTCGGGCGGGTCGGCCCGCAAGTCCGACAGCCACGATGCCCGCTCGACCGCGATCGCTGCCCTGCACGGACGCCAGCTGCGCCAGGTCGGGCCCGAGGACGTCACGGTGGTGCTGCGGATGCTCTCCGATCGGCGCGATCAGCTGTCGGCGTCCCGTAACCGGATCGTGTGCCGGTTGCACAACCATCTGCGGCATCTGCGTCCAGGCGGCGCTCCGCTACATCTCACAGCCGAGAGGGCCAGCCGACTGCTACAGGGCATCCGCCCTGAAGGCGTCGTCGCGGTACAGCGCAAGCAGCTCGCGAGGGAGCTCGTTGCCGACCTGCGCAAGATCGACCGGCAGCTGGTCGACATCGACGGTCGCATCGTCGAAGCCGTCACGGCCTCCAAGACCACCCTGACCGACATCGTAGGCATCGGACCGATCCTCGCGGCCACGATCATCGGCCATGCCGGCGACATCGACCGGTTCCCCAGCCGGGCCCACTTCGCGAGCTACGCCGGCACCGCACCGATCGAAGCCTCGTCCGGAGACGTCTCGCGTCACCGGCTCTCACGACGAGGCAACCGGCGGCTCAACGCCGCCATCCACATGGTCGTTCTCAGCCAGCTCTCGCACACCAGCCCCGGCCGTGCCTACGTCGACCGGCGTCTCGCGGAAGGCAAGTCCCGCCGCGAAGCGATGCGCGCCCTCAAGCGGCAGCTGTGCAACGTGATCTACCGGCAGCTACTCGCCGACTCCGCGACGACCGAAGAGATCGCCGCGGCATGA
- a CDS encoding DUF2273 domain-containing protein — MTTIRFGTIVGLVLGSIWVFAGFLSALLVAVLAVIGAVIAAVVTGRVDLAEYLGHQHD, encoded by the coding sequence ATGACAACCATCCGCTTCGGCACGATCGTCGGCCTCGTCCTCGGCTCGATCTGGGTCTTCGCCGGCTTCCTGTCGGCCCTGCTCGTGGCGGTGCTCGCGGTGATCGGCGCCGTGATCGCTGCTGTCGTGACCGGTCGGGTGGACCTGGCCGAGTACCTGGGTCACCAGCACGACTGA
- the lepA gene encoding translation elongation factor 4 — translation MPTVTYPIDRIRNFCIVAHVDHGKSTLADRMLQLTELVDARHMRAQYLDKMDIERERGITIKAQTARLPYKPLGDVHDEYLLNLIDTPGHVDFSYEVSRALNACEGAVLLVDAAQGMEAQTIANLYLALEADLEIIPVLNKIDLPAARPDEIAREIAAIIGGEPDDVLRISAKTGEGVDAVLDSIVDRIPAPSGDPAGPARALIFDSVYDSYRGTLVYFRVVDGQFRAGDKIRLLATGFEGEIERVGVHAPEEVPIDALGVGEVGVLSAAIKDVAQAKVGDTITLAGKGAKDVEALPGYREPLPMVFSGLYPIDSDDFADLREALDKLRLNDASFSYEPETSAALGFGFRCGFLGLLHLEIVTERLDREFGIPLITTAPSVRYRVTLEKNDPETGEPIVLDVSNPQDMPEPNRIALIEEPTVKAMILTPTSYVGAVMQLCEGRRGTMLAMDYLTEERVELRYQLPLAGIITDFFDQLKSMTRGYASLDYEVGGYAEGDLVRVDLLLNSEPVDAFSAIVHRDDAYAFGKTMTEKLRELIPRQLFDVPIQAAIGAKIIARETIKAKRKDVLAKCYGGDVSRKRKLLEKQKEGKKKMKNVGSVEVPQEAFVSALRTGGTGSS, via the coding sequence GTGCCGACCGTGACCTACCCGATCGATCGCATCCGCAACTTCTGCATCGTGGCGCACGTCGACCACGGCAAGTCCACCCTCGCGGACCGGATGCTGCAGCTCACCGAGCTCGTCGACGCTCGGCACATGCGTGCGCAGTACCTCGACAAGATGGACATCGAGCGCGAGCGCGGCATCACCATCAAGGCCCAGACGGCCCGCCTGCCGTACAAGCCGCTCGGGGACGTGCACGACGAGTACCTGCTCAACCTCATCGACACGCCGGGGCACGTCGACTTCTCCTACGAGGTCTCCCGCGCCCTGAACGCGTGCGAGGGGGCGGTGCTGCTCGTCGACGCGGCGCAGGGCATGGAGGCGCAGACGATCGCGAACCTCTACCTCGCCCTCGAGGCCGACCTCGAGATCATCCCGGTCCTGAACAAGATCGACCTGCCCGCGGCGCGTCCCGACGAGATCGCCCGCGAGATCGCCGCGATCATCGGCGGTGAACCCGACGATGTGCTGCGGATCAGCGCCAAGACGGGCGAGGGCGTCGACGCCGTCCTCGACTCGATCGTCGACCGGATCCCGGCTCCGTCGGGTGATCCCGCCGGGCCCGCCCGGGCGCTGATCTTCGACTCGGTCTACGACTCCTACCGGGGGACGTTGGTCTACTTCCGGGTCGTCGACGGACAGTTCCGGGCGGGGGACAAGATCCGCCTGCTGGCGACCGGGTTCGAGGGCGAGATCGAGCGGGTGGGTGTCCACGCGCCCGAGGAGGTCCCGATCGACGCGCTCGGCGTCGGCGAGGTCGGCGTCCTGTCCGCGGCCATCAAGGACGTCGCCCAGGCCAAGGTCGGTGACACCATCACGCTCGCCGGCAAGGGCGCCAAGGACGTCGAGGCGCTGCCCGGCTACCGCGAGCCGCTGCCGATGGTGTTCTCGGGCCTCTACCCGATCGATTCGGACGATTTCGCCGACCTGCGCGAGGCGCTCGACAAGCTGCGCCTGAACGACGCCTCGTTCTCCTACGAACCCGAGACCTCGGCGGCGCTCGGGTTCGGGTTCCGGTGCGGCTTCCTCGGCCTCCTCCACCTCGAGATCGTCACCGAGCGGCTCGACCGCGAGTTCGGCATCCCGCTGATCACCACGGCCCCGTCGGTGCGCTACCGGGTCACCCTCGAGAAGAACGACCCGGAGACCGGCGAGCCGATCGTCCTCGACGTCTCCAACCCGCAGGACATGCCCGAGCCCAACCGGATCGCCCTCATCGAGGAACCGACGGTCAAGGCGATGATCCTCACCCCGACCAGCTACGTCGGTGCCGTCATGCAGCTGTGCGAGGGCCGGCGCGGCACGATGCTCGCGATGGACTACCTCACCGAGGAGCGCGTGGAACTGCGCTACCAGCTGCCGCTCGCGGGGATCATCACCGACTTCTTCGACCAGCTGAAGTCCATGACGCGGGGGTACGCGTCCCTGGACTACGAGGTCGGCGGCTACGCCGAGGGTGACCTCGTCCGGGTGGACCTGCTGCTCAACAGCGAGCCGGTCGACGCGTTCAGCGCCATCGTCCACCGCGACGACGCCTACGCCTTCGGGAAAACGATGACCGAGAAGCTGCGCGAGCTGATCCCGCGGCAGCTGTTCGACGTGCCCATCCAGGCCGCGATCGGGGCGAAGATCATCGCCCGCGAGACGATCAAGGCCAAGCGCAAGGACGTGCTCGCCAAGTGCTACGGCGGCGACGTGTCCCGCAAGCGCAAGCTGCTCGAGAAGCAGAAGGAGGGCAAGAAGAAGATGAAGAACGTGGGGTCGGTCGAGGTCCCGCAGGAGGCCTTCGTCTCCGCGTTGCGCACGGGTGGGACCGGTTCGAGCTGA
- a CDS encoding DmsC/YnfH family molybdoenzyme membrane anchor subunit, translating to MDPSAPALPALPLFPSPGAVTAPPGDGPVSRTLIDEFLAEQAATTAVERFASWHHDAPARATAYRDLLPATPPAPGQQYAFEVDLDACSGCEACVVACGALNGLEDGRSFRSTGVLTGPTGGGPDGTAPVQRTVTTACHHCEDPGCLTGCPANAYEKDPITGVVRHLDDQCIGCRYCTLTCPYDVPSYDGDRGIVRKCDLCHDRLAVGEAPACVQACPTQAIAIRTVDLDAVGREDPWPFPAPDPATTRPTTTYRGTEELRTEVTARAEGALHLDHAHPPLTVMLVLTQLAVGTLAVLLALATTTAGATLDLASGPVAATTLATAIVALGASVLHLGRPLQAWRAVLGFGHSWLSREIVAFGAFAPLAAATAAGHLGAPMLDRHVGWLGPTTVVVGLLGVATSVLVYAVTGRRWWSLPRVAARFALTTALTGAATVAAVTAVTAAVAGTDPTPVLVRLGVLSTALTVAATTAELALLRHRHGPADDELARTARLLTRRLPALVQLRLLLLLTGGGAGPWFALLMLTGDRPSPAATAVVTVLAAAAVLLAELLERWRFFTAVAPVRMPGRLT from the coding sequence ATGGACCCCTCCGCTCCCGCCCTACCGGCGCTCCCGCTGTTCCCGTCCCCCGGTGCCGTGACCGCTCCCCCGGGCGACGGCCCGGTGTCGCGCACGCTCATCGACGAGTTCCTCGCCGAACAGGCCGCGACCACAGCAGTCGAGCGGTTCGCGAGCTGGCACCACGACGCGCCGGCCCGGGCCACCGCCTACCGCGACCTGCTCCCGGCCACCCCACCAGCGCCAGGTCAGCAGTACGCCTTCGAGGTCGACCTCGACGCGTGCTCGGGCTGCGAGGCCTGCGTCGTCGCCTGCGGTGCGCTCAACGGCCTCGAGGACGGCCGCTCGTTCCGGTCGACCGGCGTCCTCACCGGACCGACCGGCGGCGGCCCCGACGGCACCGCACCGGTCCAGCGCACGGTGACGACCGCGTGCCACCACTGCGAGGACCCCGGATGCCTGACCGGCTGCCCGGCGAACGCCTACGAGAAGGACCCGATCACCGGCGTGGTGCGCCACCTCGACGACCAGTGCATCGGCTGCCGGTACTGCACGTTGACCTGCCCCTACGACGTGCCGTCGTACGACGGCGACCGTGGCATCGTGCGCAAGTGCGACCTGTGCCACGACCGCCTCGCCGTCGGTGAGGCGCCCGCCTGCGTCCAGGCGTGCCCGACCCAGGCCATCGCGATCCGCACCGTCGACCTCGACGCCGTCGGTCGCGAGGACCCGTGGCCGTTCCCCGCACCCGATCCGGCGACCACCCGGCCCACCACGACCTACCGCGGCACCGAGGAGCTGCGGACCGAGGTGACCGCCCGGGCCGAGGGGGCCCTGCACCTCGACCACGCGCACCCACCCCTGACGGTGATGCTGGTCCTGACCCAGCTCGCGGTCGGCACCCTCGCAGTGCTGCTCGCGTTGGCCACGACGACCGCCGGCGCCACCCTGGACCTCGCCAGCGGACCGGTCGCGGCCACCACCCTGGCCACCGCGATCGTCGCGCTCGGCGCGAGCGTCCTGCATCTCGGACGCCCGCTGCAGGCGTGGCGGGCCGTCCTCGGGTTCGGCCACTCGTGGCTGAGCCGCGAGATCGTCGCGTTCGGTGCCTTCGCCCCGCTGGCCGCCGCGACGGCGGCAGGCCACCTCGGCGCACCGATGCTCGACCGGCACGTCGGCTGGCTCGGCCCCACCACGGTGGTCGTCGGACTGCTCGGCGTCGCGACCTCCGTGCTCGTCTACGCGGTGACCGGCCGCCGGTGGTGGTCGCTGCCCCGGGTCGCGGCACGGTTCGCGCTGACCACCGCGCTGACCGGGGCCGCCACCGTCGCGGCCGTGACCGCCGTCACCGCCGCCGTCGCCGGCACCGACCCCACCCCGGTGCTGGTCCGCCTCGGGGTCCTCTCCACGGCCCTGACCGTGGCCGCCACGACCGCCGAACTGGCGCTACTGCGCCACCGCCACGGCCCGGCGGACGACGAGCTCGCACGGACCGCCCGTCTGCTCACCCGGCGGCTGCCGGCACTCGTGCAACTCCGGCTGCTGCTCCTGCTCACCGGCGGCGGCGCCGGCCCCTGGTTCGCACTCCTGATGCTCACCGGTGACCGACCGTCACCGGCGGCCACCGCCGTCGTGACCGTCCTGGCCGCCGCGGCCGTCCTGCTCGCCGAACTGCTCGAACGGTGGCGTTTCTTCACCGCCGTCGCACCGGTCCGCATGCCCGGGAGGCTCACATGA
- a CDS encoding molybdopterin oxidoreductase family protein translates to MTRTPLREILRRTDGPLTRELARVGADFGLGQVPADRAPDAVVRSICGYCSTGCSLDVHLQDGLAVNLTPSTGYPVNLGSACPKGWEALAPLTSDQRATTPLARDERGRLQPIGWDDAVTRFVTGIRDVQDRHGPDSVAFLSTGQITTEEMAVLGTVAKFGLGIRHGDGNTRQCMATAVTAYKQSFGADTPPYTYADLEASDVVVLVGSNLAVAHPILWQRLRSNPHDPDVIVVDPRRTDTAAGATQHLAVAPGRDLDLLYGIGHLLIERGAVDHGFVAAHTTGFEAYAQHVAAYTPQRVAEATGIPIAQLERCADTIAAGRAVSFWWTMGVNQSHQGTRTAQAIIDLALLTGSIGRPGTGANSITGQCNAMGSRLFSNTTGLLGGRDFGDATHRAEVAAALGIDAGRIPTETGMAYDQIVEGIAEGRIKALWVIATNTAHSWIGQGQLRDLLDRLDLLVVQDLYATTETAERAHLVLPAAGWGEKDGTFINSERRIGRVRKVAQAPGQALADLHIFRLIAHAAGCGDLVERWRSPEDVFRTLQQLSRGRFFDFSGIDGYADLDTQGGIQWPQPVPGAVPTTERRLYADGRFPTPDGRARFVVDDPRPPAEHVRARRPLVLLTGRGSTSEWHTGTRTRKAPALARLTPDDPYLEIAPDDAAARGITSHDWVEVISERGTVRVRALVTPTVGDGRVFLSMHHEVTNQLTMPAFDPHSRQPAYKHAAVEVRPASAVR, encoded by the coding sequence ATGACCCGCACCCCGCTGCGCGAGATCCTCCGCCGCACCGACGGCCCCCTCACCCGCGAACTGGCCCGCGTCGGCGCCGACTTCGGCCTCGGCCAGGTACCGGCCGACCGCGCCCCGGACGCGGTGGTGCGCAGCATCTGCGGGTACTGCTCGACCGGGTGCTCGCTCGACGTCCACCTCCAGGACGGTCTCGCGGTCAACCTGACGCCCTCCACCGGCTACCCCGTCAACCTCGGCTCGGCGTGCCCGAAGGGCTGGGAGGCCCTCGCGCCGCTCACCTCCGACCAGCGGGCCACGACCCCGCTCGCCCGTGACGAACGTGGTCGGCTGCAGCCGATCGGGTGGGACGACGCGGTCACGCGGTTCGTCACCGGCATCCGTGACGTCCAGGACCGCCACGGCCCCGACAGCGTCGCGTTCCTGTCGACCGGCCAGATCACCACCGAGGAGATGGCCGTCCTCGGCACCGTGGCCAAGTTCGGCCTCGGGATCCGGCACGGCGACGGCAACACCCGCCAGTGCATGGCCACGGCCGTCACGGCCTACAAGCAGTCCTTCGGGGCCGACACCCCGCCTTACACCTACGCCGACCTCGAGGCGTCCGACGTCGTGGTCCTCGTCGGCTCCAACCTGGCGGTCGCCCACCCCATCCTGTGGCAGCGGCTGCGCAGCAACCCCCACGACCCCGACGTGATCGTGGTGGACCCGCGCCGCACCGACACGGCGGCTGGCGCGACCCAGCACCTGGCCGTCGCCCCCGGCCGCGACCTCGACCTGCTGTACGGGATCGGCCACCTGCTGATCGAACGCGGCGCGGTCGACCACGGCTTCGTCGCGGCCCACACCACCGGGTTCGAGGCGTACGCGCAGCACGTGGCGGCCTACACCCCGCAGCGTGTGGCCGAGGCGACCGGCATCCCGATCGCCCAGCTCGAACGCTGCGCCGACACCATCGCGGCGGGCCGCGCGGTGTCCTTCTGGTGGACGATGGGGGTCAACCAGTCCCACCAGGGCACCCGGACCGCCCAGGCGATCATCGACCTCGCCCTCCTGACCGGCAGCATCGGTCGACCCGGCACCGGCGCGAACTCCATCACCGGTCAGTGCAACGCCATGGGCTCACGCCTGTTCTCCAACACCACCGGACTGCTCGGTGGGCGCGACTTCGGGGACGCGACCCACCGCGCCGAGGTGGCTGCTGCGCTCGGCATCGACGCGGGACGCATCCCCACCGAGACCGGCATGGCCTACGACCAGATCGTCGAGGGCATCGCGGAGGGCCGCATCAAGGCACTGTGGGTCATCGCGACCAACACCGCCCACTCGTGGATCGGGCAGGGACAGCTGCGAGACCTGCTCGACCGCCTCGACCTGCTGGTCGTCCAGGACCTGTACGCCACCACCGAGACCGCGGAGCGTGCCCACCTGGTGCTGCCCGCCGCCGGCTGGGGCGAGAAGGACGGCACCTTCATCAACTCCGAGCGTCGCATCGGGCGGGTCCGGAAGGTCGCGCAGGCACCGGGCCAGGCCCTGGCCGACCTGCACATCTTCCGGCTCATCGCCCACGCCGCCGGGTGCGGAGACCTCGTCGAGCGTTGGCGGTCCCCCGAGGACGTGTTCCGCACGTTGCAGCAGCTCTCCCGCGGCCGGTTCTTCGACTTCAGCGGCATCGACGGGTACGCCGACCTGGACACCCAGGGTGGCATCCAGTGGCCGCAGCCCGTACCGGGCGCCGTCCCGACCACCGAGCGGCGCCTGTACGCCGACGGCCGGTTCCCCACCCCGGACGGCCGGGCACGGTTCGTGGTCGACGACCCGCGGCCACCCGCGGAGCACGTGCGAGCACGGCGACCGCTCGTGCTGCTCACCGGCCGCGGGTCGACGTCCGAGTGGCACACCGGCACCCGGACCCGGAAGGCCCCCGCGCTGGCCCGGCTCACCCCCGACGACCCCTACCTCGAGATCGCCCCGGACGACGCCGCGGCACGCGGCATCACCTCCCACGACTGGGTCGAGGTGATCTCCGAGCGGGGCACCGTCCGGGTGCGGGCGCTGGTGACCCCGACCGTCGGGGACGGCCGGGTGTTCCTCTCGATGCACCACGAGGTCACCAACCAGCTCACGATGCCGGCCTTCGACCCGCACTCACGGCAGCCGGCCTACAAGCACGCCGCCGTCGAGGTCCGCCCGGCCTCCGCGGTCCGCTGA